The DNA window ACGGTTTACGACGAGTAGCCGCCGAACCGCCACGCGCGACGGCGAACCGTGGCATTGTCGTGCGCGAGTCCCCTTGCACCGCATTGTCCTGAGAGACCTGAGATTGCCCGAGTCGCCACCCATGACCCGGATGCGCGTCCGCACGTGCCGTGATGGCCTCCGGAAGGCATGATTTCGAAATGGGTGGATAGGCGATATACCGAACCGCCACCAAGGAGGAGGATCCAGTGACCCGCATCGACAGCGTGCGCGCCGCATCCGAATCGGCCAAGGAGAGCGTGCTGCACGCCGCGGAAGTGGTGGCGCCCTACGCCGGTACGGCCAAGGAACAGGCCACGCAATATGCGCACGACGCCCGCGTACGGCTCGCGCCGAAGGTGTCCAAGGCCGCTCACCAGGCCCGTGTCCAGTACGGAGCACATGTGGCGCCGCGCATAGAGCAGGCCCGTACGCACGTACCCCCGAAGGTCGACGTGGCCGCCCACCGGGCCGCGGTACGGACCCGCACCGCGGCCCGGCAGGCCGCCGACTTCACCGTCCCGCGCGTGGAGCAGGCGATGGCGGCCGCGCAGCCCGTACGTGAGCAGGCCGCCGTGCGCAGTGCGGCCGCCGTGGCCGCACTGCGCGGCCAGATCACGGCGAAGGACATCCGCAAGCTGGTCAAGAGGCACGAGCGGCGGGCCCGGGCCGGCCGGGTCGCCAAGAGCTTCGCGATCGTCGGCGTACTGGCGGGCAGCGCCTTCGCGGCGTGGAAGTGGTGGGACAAGCAGGCCAACCCGGACTGGCTGGTCGAGCCCCCCGCCGCCACCGAGGTCTCCGACCGGGCGCCGCTGACCTCGGTCGACGGCAGCGGTCAGGTGCTCGACCCGGAGGTGCAGGCGAAGCAGGCCGAGGCAGAGGCCGAGGCCGCGGAGCGTGACAAGAACAACCCCTGACATCACGTCAGGGCCTGCTTGAAGCACGGGTGCCGGGAGACCTGCGGGTCTCCCGGCACCCGTGCGTTGTGCTGTGCGGGCTGTGCGCTGCTTGCCGCGTGCCGCCGCCGGCTTGCCGCGGACGGCCTCCCCCTGTTCTCTTTCGTAGCGGCCGGGCGCGACGAAAGTGCGCGGCGGGCGCCACGGCCCGCTGCCTAGAGTTCGGCCGTGGACGTGTCTTCGAAGATCAGAGCCTCGCGACGGTGGCTGGCCGGCCCCGACCCCTGGCCGGGGCGCCGCATCGCGGGCGAGAGCGTCCTCGCCGTCGTGCTCGCGCTGCTGGCGGCCGGGATGCAGGAGCTGCTGGGCAGCACCGGACTCGCGCAGGCCGGTACCGCCCTCGCCGTCGCCGTACTGTCGCTGCTGCGCCGCCGGCTGCCCGCGAGCGTACTGGTCGTCTCGGGCGGGGCGGCGGGCGTACTGGGCGGGTTCGCGCCGCTGCTGATGGTCTCGGGGTGGTCCGCGGGACGCCGGATCCCGGGCGCCGGGCGCGCGCTGGGGGCTTTCACCGCGTCGTACGTCCTGACCATCGGCATCGGGGTCGCCCTGGAGTGGCCGCGGTTCTCCCCGCTGTCACTGATCATGTTCAGCACCCTCTACTTCCTCGCGACGACGGTCGTGCCCGGCCTGGCCAGCCGCTACTGGACCCAGCGCCGCACCCTGCTGCACGCCCTCCAGGACCACAACGCCCAACTGCTGCGCGAGCGCGCCATGGTGGCCGGGCAGGCGCGGCTGCGTGAGCGGCAGCGGATCGCGCAGGACATGCACGACAGCCTCGGCCACCAGCTGGCGCTGATCTCCGTACACACCGGAGCGCTGGAGGTCGACCCCGCGCTGACGGACCGCCAGCGCGAAGGGGTCGGCGTGCTGCGGAACGCCTCCGTGGCCGCGATGCACGAACTGCGCGAGGTCGTCGGCATCCTGCGCGACGGCGTGGAGCGGGAGGAACCATCGCCCGCCCCGGGCCCCCCGCCCGGCGAGGACCCGTACCCGGCGGCCCGGGGCGCGGCGGGCATCGAGGGCCTGGTGGCGGCGGCGCGGGCGGCCGGCAACAGCGTCGACCTGCGGCGTTCGGGCGACCGGCGGCCACTGGCCGCCGCCGCCGACCACGCGGCGTACCGGATCGTCCAGGAAGCGCTGACCAACGCGTACAAGCACGCGCCGGGCGCCGCGATCACCGTCGAGCTGCGGTACGAACCGGACTCGCTCGTCGTCGAGATCGCGAACGGCCCCGCCCCGGCGGACCCGGAAGACGTCGTCAGCGGCGGGCAGGGTCTGACGGGGCTGCGCGAACGGGCCCGGCTGGTCGGTGGCATGGTCCACGCGGGACGCACCGAGAGCGGGGGATTCCGCGTGGCCGGGGTCCTGCCGTACGGCACCGACGGCCTCCCCCCGGCCAAGGTCGCGGCGGCGGGCGCGGCACACGCGCCTTTGGTCGATGCGCGGGACGACTTCCGGCAGCAGTCGCCGTCGGTCCCTCTGGGCAACGCTGGTCCCGTCATGGACTGGACCGCTGTGCAGAGGGAGCTGAACATGAGCGGCGGACGCGGAAGCAGGGCCGGCGGGATCGCACTGGGCTGCGGGATCGCGGCAGGAGCACTGGTACTGCTGATGGTGGTGGGCGGGTTCGCTCTGTTCTTCCTCGTCGGCTCGGTGGACAAGGGCATGATCGAGCCGGCCCAGTACGAAGCGGTGAAGGTCGGCACGTCGGAGGAGAAGGTCCGCGACAAGCTGCCGAGCGGGGACTCCTTCATGACGTCGGGCCTTCAGGACAGCGGGCCCGCGAAACCGGAGGGATCCGAGTGCCTGGTCCTCGCGTCCTCGGAGTACGGCGACAGCCTGACGTCGGAGCCGGTGTTCCGCTTCTGCTTCCGGGACGGCAAGCTGATCGAGAAGAAGTCGTACGACGTCGAACAGTAGATGAGCGGCAGCTGTGGGAGAGAGCGTGACGGTTCCGCACATCAGGGTTGTGATCGCGGACGACGAGCCGCTGATCCGGGCGGGGATCCGGATGATCCTCACCTCGGACCGGGGCATCGAGGTCGTGGCGGAGGCGGCCAACGGCCGCGAGGCCGTCGACCTGGCACGCGTGCACGCACCGGACGTGGTGCTCCTCGACCTTCAGATGCCGGTCATGGACGGGCTCACCGCGCTCGCCGAACTGGGCCGGGCGGTACCCGCGGCGCGCGTCATCGTCCTGACGACGTTCGGCGAGCGGGAGAACGTACTGCGGGCCCTGGAGAGCGGCGGCGCCGGCTTCCTGCTGAAGGACTCGGCACCGGCCGAGCTGATCCGTGCGGTACGGGCCGCCGCGGCCGGGGACGCCTACCTGTCACCGGGGGCGACCCGGCACGTCGTGGAGCAGCTCGCCTCCGGACGGGCCCCCGCCCGCGCCGAGGAGGCACGGCGGCTGGTCGCGGCGCTGAGCGGGCGGGAACGGGACGTGCTCGCCCTGCTCGGCGAGGGCCTGTCCAACGCCGACGCCGGCAAGCGGCTGCACATGAGCGAGGCCACCGTGAAGACGTACGTCAGCCGGATCCTTGCGAAACTGGGCTGCGAGAACCGCGTACAGGCAGCACTTCTGGCCCGGGACGCCGCCCTGTAAACGACGCCCCGCGAACGAGAAATGCCCCTCTGACCTGGCAAAACAGGCCAGAGGGGCATTCTGTGCAGTGGAGCCTAGGAGATTCGAACTCCTGACATCTGCCTTGCAAAGGCAGCGCTCTACCAACTGAGCTAAGGCCCCGGGAACGGGTGGAGGCGACCGGTCGCAACCGCGCCGTGGCCACCGCCGCAGAACAGAGTACCGGGTGTACCCCCAGATCCTGCAAAAGGATTGGGACTCCCGGTCCGCGACCACGCTCCGTAAGATGCTCGGCGAGGTTCGCAGCAGCGAAGGGGAGACGCAATGGACGCAGCGCAGCAAGAGTCGACGGCCAGAGCCAGAGAGCTACAGCGCAGTTGGTACGGGGAGCCGCTGGGGGCGCTCTTCCGTCGGCTCATCGACGACCTGGGCCTGAATCAGGCCAGGCTCGCGGCGGTGCTCGGCCTGTCCGCGCCCATGCTGTCCCAGCTGATGAGCGGCCAGCGAGCCAAGATCGGCAACCCGGCCGTGGTGCAGCGCGTCCAGGCTCTGCAAGACCTGGCCGGGCAGGTCGCCGACGGCAGCGTCAGCGCCGCCGAGGCCACCGACCGGATGGAAGAGATCAAGAAATCCCAGGGCGGCTCCGTGCTCAGCAACACCAGCCAGACCACGGCAAGTTCGGGCGCGCCGACCGTGCGGCGCGTGGTGCGCGAGATCCAGTCGCTGCTGCGCTCCGTGGCGGCGGCCGGCGACATCATAGACGCGGCGGACACCCTCGCCCCGACGCACCCGGAACTGGCAGAGTTCCTCCGGGTGTACGGCGCCGGGCGAACCGCGGACGCGGTCGCCCACTACGAGGCGCACCAAAGCTGAACGGGCGGACCGGGGAGCGGGCACAGCGCAATGGGTGAGATCTTCGCTGGTCGGTACGAGCTGATCGACCCCATCGGGCGCGGTGGGGTGGGCGCGGTCTGGCGGTCCTGGGACCACCGGCGCCGCCGGTACGTGGCGGCCAAGGTGCTCCAGCAGAGCGACGCCCACACGTTGCTGCGCTTCGTGCGCGAGCAGGCCCTGCGGATCGACCACCCCCATGTCCTCGCTCCGGCCAGCTGGGCCGCGGACGACGACAAGGTGCTGTTCACCATGGATCTGGTGAGCGGCGGTTCGCTGGCGCACCTGATCGGCGACTACGGTCCGCTGCCGCCCCGGTTCGTCTGCACCCTTCTCGACCAGCTCCTCTCCGGTCTCACGGCCGTCCACGCCGAAGGTGTCGTGCACCGCGACATCAAACCGGCCAACATCCTCCTGGAAGCCACCGGCACCGGGCGTCCGCACCTGCGGCTCTCCGACTTCGGCATCTCGATGCGCAAAGGCGAGCCCCGTCTCACCGAGACCAACTACGTGGTGGGAACGCCGGGTTACTTCGCGCCCGAGCAGCTGATGGGCGCCGAGCCGGACTTCGCGGCCGACCTGTTCGCGGTCGGCCTGGTCGCCCTCTACCTGGTGCAGGGTCAGAAGCCCGATTCCCGGGCGCTGGTGGAACACTTCGCGACGCACGGCACACCGAGTGCCCCTCAGGGCATCCCCGAGCCGCTGTGGCAGGTCATCGCCGGGATGCTCCAGCCCGACCCCCAGGCCAGGTTCCGTACGGCGACGGGCGCCCGCAAGGCACTGACCGCGGCCGTCGAGATGCTGCCCGAAGCGGGCCCCGGCGAGGAGCCGGTGGAGGTCTTCGACCAGATCGGCCCGCTCCCGCCCGGCTTCGGACCCGAAGGACCCGCCGGACCCGCGCCGCGCGGCCCCCGGAGCCACAAACCGGACCACCACGGACTGGATCACCACGGACCGGACCACCACGGACCGGATCAGCACAGCCAAAGCTCCGAGCCGGGCCCCGCAGCCGGCGGCGGCCACACCGAGGGCCACACCGACGGCCGGCAGCCTCACGCCGTACCGCAGCCGTCGCGCATGTCGGAGACGGGCAGCTTCCACCTGGCGCCGCCACCGCAGCAGTCTCCACACCATCCGCCCCGGCAGCCCGAGCAGCCCCCGCCGCCGCACCCGGCGCAGCCCTACACGCCCCCCACCGCCGCACCGGCACCGGCCCCCGCTCCCTTTCCCGCACATCTGCCCTCCCCCATACCGCCGGGCCACGAAACCCCTCCCAGGTTCCGCAGGCCGCGGCGCAGTACGAACAAGCCCTCACTCGTCCATACACCGCTCAGCGGCCGGAGGTTCCCACTCCACAGGCCCCGACCGTCCCGCGAGGCGCACACACCCCCGTACAAGCCCCCCGCAAGCGGCCGGGACCGCCCCCGAAGGTGACGGTCCCGGTGCTGCTGCTGGCGCTGGCCTGCTTCGCGGTGGGCATCTGGGCCCTGACCCAGAGCTGAGCCGAAGCCGCGCCGGAAGGCCCCCGGAAGCCCGGCCGCCCTACCAGGCGGCCGGAGGCCCGTACTGTGCAGGCGCCCCACTGTCATGCCCGGGACCGGCACCCCCGGGAGCTCCCGGACCGGCGGCTTCCCCGGCCCCGGCCCCCGCCGCCGCACGCCGCCTGGCGACCAGCGTCCACACCGCGAGCCCGAGCACCAGCACGGTGCCCGCCCCGATCCCGGCCGCCGCGACGAGCCGCATCGTGTCGCTCCTGGCCGCCGTGGGCGTACTCAGCCCGTCCTCCGCCGCGCTCAGGTCCTGGCCGGTGACCTGGAAGTCACCCGCGGCACCTTTGTAGGCGGGCGCGCCCTTCTTGTCGTTCTCGACGTTCAGCCGCAGTGAGAGCCCGAGTGCCTTCGGCCCGAACTCCTTCGCCACCTCGGGGCTCAGACTGACCCTCAGGTAGTACCAGCCCGCGAACCGCATCCCGTTGACGTCCTCGGACGAGTCGAATCGGTTCTCGTACGCCACGGGCGGCAGCGGATCGAACGCCGACGACTTCTGCTTGCCGTCGTACGACACGTCGGTCGCGCTGTCGACGAGCCCCCGCGCCGGGTTGTACAGGGCCATGGTCAGCGCGTTGGAGACATAGCCGTCACCCGCCGTGCTGCCCAGATCGGCGCTGGCGAACAGCTGCTGCCCCCAGTCGACCGGGACTTTGTAGAACAGCGTCTCGCCCGGCTTGATCCGGTCCCGCCACTCGCCGTCCTTCAGCCCGGTCGCACTGTAGAAACTCGTCCCGCCCCTGCGGTCCCGAGCCTCACCGGCAGGCGGCGCGGGCGAGCTGCTGGGCCAGTCCTCGGGCGCCTCGGTCGCCCCGCCGGCGCCGACGCCCGGCTCCGTCTGATGCCGGATCTCCAGCTCCCACGGCTCGCTCGACGAGGAGGCGGCACTGGTCCGCTCGATCAGGGCGTAGTACGTGTTGGCGTCCTGGCAGGAGCTGCGGTCCTTTTCGACCGTCCGGTGCGCGTAGGCGCCGATCGGCCGCGCGAACTCCGCCGAGCCGAACCGCGCGGTGTTGTAGCTGCACGAAGAGCCGTCGCGGTCCTGCAACGTCACCTTGAGCTCGTCGGCGTACCCCACCTTCGTCCCCGGCTTGGGCACCGCCATCGCCGAAACATAGGCGTTGGACGTCGCGTCGAGCTCCAGGCGGTAGAACAGCTTGCCGCCCGGTTTGATCGAGTCCCGGTACGTCCCGCCCGGCTCCAGCCGCCGCGCGTCGGTGTTGGTGGCCGTCCCCCCGGCCGGCTTCGCCGACGGTTCATAGGCGTACGGGGCGGGCTCACCCGCCGCCCGCGCCTGCGTCGGCACCGCCACCACCGTGCAGAGCGCCGCCACCACGGCCGGCGCCACCCTGCCCCTGCTGCGCTGCCTCATCGCGCGCCCACCCCTCGTCGTCTCCTCGGCCGCCCCGCACCGCGCCGCATCCCCACGCCGCATCCCCACGCCGCGTCGCTACGAGCAGAGACCTCGCGGCCGGGGACTACACGCCGCCCGCCGCCGACGGCCGCAGTGCCGGTCCATCCTGCCCCGCCGGCCCCGCGACTGTCTGCGCGGACCGCCCCCTCATCCTTGCCACACTCTCCCGCCCTTTGCCCAAGCAAGCTAGTAATTTGCTCGGGTGAATTCAAGGAGGGTCGCCGTCATGGATCGGCAAAGACCGACCACGGCCCGTCCAGAGTCCCCGAAACGCACACGCCGGACAGCACAAGCCGGACAGCACAAAGCCCCGGACGCTGAGCGACCGGGGCCAGGCTTTCGGACTACTGGGTCTCACACACCCGAACCTGCGGGCACGGAGTCAGTCGCCTCCGTCCACAGATCCTGCTCGGCGCGATCCGCCTGGATCTGGCGGTACACGAGGAGCCCGCCGATGGCGGCCAGTGCGACCAGGAGAAGCTTCTTCACCGCGCGACCTCGTCTTTCCTTGACGTAGGAGACTTCTGGCGCCCGACTATACACACCGACCGATACCGATCGGTGACCTAGCCACCCGCCCAACTCACGCGCGCCACCCAGCAAAGGCCCGGCAGAT is part of the Streptomyces agglomeratus genome and encodes:
- a CDS encoding DLW-39 family protein; translation: MKKLLLVALAAIGGLLVYRQIQADRAEQDLWTEATDSVPAGSGV
- a CDS encoding sensor histidine kinase; the protein is MDVSSKIRASRRWLAGPDPWPGRRIAGESVLAVVLALLAAGMQELLGSTGLAQAGTALAVAVLSLLRRRLPASVLVVSGGAAGVLGGFAPLLMVSGWSAGRRIPGAGRALGAFTASYVLTIGIGVALEWPRFSPLSLIMFSTLYFLATTVVPGLASRYWTQRRTLLHALQDHNAQLLRERAMVAGQARLRERQRIAQDMHDSLGHQLALISVHTGALEVDPALTDRQREGVGVLRNASVAAMHELREVVGILRDGVEREEPSPAPGPPPGEDPYPAARGAAGIEGLVAAARAAGNSVDLRRSGDRRPLAAAADHAAYRIVQEALTNAYKHAPGAAITVELRYEPDSLVVEIANGPAPADPEDVVSGGQGLTGLRERARLVGGMVHAGRTESGGFRVAGVLPYGTDGLPPAKVAAAGAAHAPLVDARDDFRQQSPSVPLGNAGPVMDWTAVQRELNMSGGRGSRAGGIALGCGIAAGALVLLMVVGGFALFFLVGSVDKGMIEPAQYEAVKVGTSEEKVRDKLPSGDSFMTSGLQDSGPAKPEGSECLVLASSEYGDSLTSEPVFRFCFRDGKLIEKKSYDVEQ
- a CDS encoding DUF5324 family protein, producing MTRIDSVRAASESAKESVLHAAEVVAPYAGTAKEQATQYAHDARVRLAPKVSKAAHQARVQYGAHVAPRIEQARTHVPPKVDVAAHRAAVRTRTAARQAADFTVPRVEQAMAAAQPVREQAAVRSAAAVAALRGQITAKDIRKLVKRHERRARAGRVAKSFAIVGVLAGSAFAAWKWWDKQANPDWLVEPPAATEVSDRAPLTSVDGSGQVLDPEVQAKQAEAEAEAAERDKNNP
- a CDS encoding helix-turn-helix domain-containing protein codes for the protein MDAAQQESTARARELQRSWYGEPLGALFRRLIDDLGLNQARLAAVLGLSAPMLSQLMSGQRAKIGNPAVVQRVQALQDLAGQVADGSVSAAEATDRMEEIKKSQGGSVLSNTSQTTASSGAPTVRRVVREIQSLLRSVAAAGDIIDAADTLAPTHPELAEFLRVYGAGRTADAVAHYEAHQS
- a CDS encoding protein kinase domain-containing protein, translated to MGEIFAGRYELIDPIGRGGVGAVWRSWDHRRRRYVAAKVLQQSDAHTLLRFVREQALRIDHPHVLAPASWAADDDKVLFTMDLVSGGSLAHLIGDYGPLPPRFVCTLLDQLLSGLTAVHAEGVVHRDIKPANILLEATGTGRPHLRLSDFGISMRKGEPRLTETNYVVGTPGYFAPEQLMGAEPDFAADLFAVGLVALYLVQGQKPDSRALVEHFATHGTPSAPQGIPEPLWQVIAGMLQPDPQARFRTATGARKALTAAVEMLPEAGPGEEPVEVFDQIGPLPPGFGPEGPAGPAPRGPRSHKPDHHGLDHHGPDHHGPDQHSQSSEPGPAAGGGHTEGHTDGRQPHAVPQPSRMSETGSFHLAPPPQQSPHHPPRQPEQPPPPHPAQPYTPPTAAPAPAPAPFPAHLPSPIPPGHETPPRFRRPRRSTNKPSLVHTPLSGRRFPLHRPRPSREAHTPPYKPPASGRDRPRR
- a CDS encoding response regulator transcription factor — protein: MTVPHIRVVIADDEPLIRAGIRMILTSDRGIEVVAEAANGREAVDLARVHAPDVVLLDLQMPVMDGLTALAELGRAVPAARVIVLTTFGERENVLRALESGGAGFLLKDSAPAELIRAVRAAAAGDAYLSPGATRHVVEQLASGRAPARAEEARRLVAALSGRERDVLALLGEGLSNADAGKRLHMSEATVKTYVSRILAKLGCENRVQAALLARDAAL